In Elaeis guineensis isolate ETL-2024a chromosome 1, EG11, whole genome shotgun sequence, a genomic segment contains:
- the LOC105038407 gene encoding dirigent protein 22-like, whose product MAKLFSISILLLLFITIIPSWAKDGEHYSFLLSQKPATPRVRQKLSHLRLFWHDLVSGPDPTAVRVAQAASADKSATGFGTLVMIDDALTVSPEPTSKLVGRAQGFYALASKEEAALLMSMNFAFIEGKYNGSTVTILGRNAVFSEVREMPVIGGSGLFRMAQGYAQARTHSFNPKTGDAVVEYNVFVMHY is encoded by the coding sequence ATGGCCAAACTCTTTTCCATCTCCATTCTTCTCCTCTTATTCATCACCATCATCCCCTCCTGGGCCAAGGATGGAGAACACTACAGTTTCCTCTTGAGCCAAAAGCCGGCGACGCCGCGGGTGCGCCAGAAGTTGAGCCACCTGCGGCTATTCTGGCACGACCTCGTAAGCGGGCCGGATCCGACCGCCGTCAGGGTGGCCCAGGCGGCCTCGGCCGATAAGTCGGCGACCGGGTTCGGCACGTTGGTCATGATCGACGACGCGCTGACCGTGAGCCCTGAACCCACTTCGAAGCTAGTGGGCCGGGCCCAGGGGTTCTACGCCCTGGCATCTAAAGAGGAGGCGGCCCTGCTGATGTCCATGAACTTTGCCTTTATCGAAGGCAAGTACAACGGCAGCACGGTGACCATATTGGGCAGGAATGCGGTGTTCTCGGAGGTGAGGGAGATGCCGGTGATAGGGGGAAGTGGGCTTTTCCGAATGGCCCAAGGTTATGCCCAGGCCCGGACGCATAGCTTCAATCCTAAGACTGGTGATGCTGTGGTAGAGTATAATGTTTTTGTGATGCATTACTGA